DNA from Ovis aries strain OAR_USU_Benz2616 breed Rambouillet chromosome 15, ARS-UI_Ramb_v3.0, whole genome shotgun sequence:
GAGTAATAAAAGTTGTGCTTTCAAGGTAGCATCTGGACTTTATGCCGGCTCCCACAGGTTCTGGCATCCTATCTCTAAGCAATGCATCAGAGAACTGAGACTATTATAAGgcagcacctgctctgtgccaggtccATGCTGGGTGCTGGGGCGCCTGTCCTCTGCCTGAATGCCCCTCTGGTACAGCTGGCACAGAGCTGGTGTCCTGTGCATTCTGGTGGTCTGATCTGCATACACATCTGGAGGAATGAGAAAAGTCTTCCTATTAAACAATGAGGCTATTAAACCTGAGTCACACCAGGAAGACTGGCAAGATTTAGAAACAATACTAACAATTCATGGATGAGGCAACCAAGCTAGTGAGCTGCAGGGACAGGGCCTGATCCCAGATCTGTTGGACTCTAAATCTTGTGCTTTTAATGACTATGGAAAAGAATGAACATTTCTGAAAAGCTTTACTATGACGGCAGGTTTCTACAGCATCTGTGTGCAGTAGGGAAAGACATTTGGGAGGGGTGAGCACTGCGCCCAGGATGCCAAGTTGCAAAGGGACAAAGTGTGCCGGAAGGGTGTTCTGAAATTTCCTGCAGCCAACAGACGCATGAAGCACCTGGGGCCGCAGCGCAATTATTTGTTCAGGAAACCAGTGTTTACAGacgcctccccccgcccccactgtgGGGAGGTCGGAGCCCGGATTTAGATGTGGTGAAGATACACGCAGGAATCTCAAGACTTTGACCctgtttctttctgattttctatCTCTACAAGCTTTCATTACCAGGAAATCATGAAATGTTGATGCCAGAGGGAACCTGGCATCAATTATTTTTTAGAGGAAAGAGCAAGGGTTTTAGGCCTTGGCAAACCTGGATTCAAATTCCAGTTCAGGCATTTGTAACCACAGGCAAAACACGATGTGTTTTCCTCCAGAGGTTCAGTGGTACTGACTCATGTGTCCGCAGTCACACGACTGGCATGTAACGCTTTCTGTTCTCCACTGCTGTTTAACAAGCTGCTCCAAAGCTTAGCGGCTGACAGAAATGATGTTCAGTTATTGAGTTCACAATTCTGCAACCCGGGGGAGGCCCAGCAGGTGATGCTGGTGTCAGCTGGGCCAGCCTGTCCGCGCCTGGAGGGTCTATGCCTCAGATGACTCTCTCGCCTGGTTGGCACGCGCTGTCGGCTGTGAGTGGGAGGTCAGGACCGGCACTGAGGACTGAGTCCCTCCCCACCGGAGCCTTGCCGCGGactgcttgggcttcctcacCCGGGCTGGGCTCCAGGAAGCAGGCAGAGGAAGCCGCGTTTTAAGGCCTGGAAACTGCCACAGCACCGCTCCCACCCTACTCTGCTGTGAAgcgattccctggtggctcagatggtaaagagtccaccgcagagcaggagacccaggttcgatccctgggtcaggaagatcccctggagaaggggagttacccactccagtattcttgcctggagaatcccatggacagaggggtctggcgggctgccaagagctggacacgactgagtgataaaGCTTGCACACACGGTGTTGTGAAGCAGCTACAAAACTCAGCTTCAAGGGGAGCGGCCATTGACCccacctttttctctctttttaaaaaacataagcaaatatctctaaaattaaaaaaaaattaaaagtttaaattaaacagatctaattggaggataatggcttCACAGCGTTGTGCTGGTTTCTACTGAACAACAGTGTGGGGCGGTGATCTGTATGCATACACGTCCTGCCCCGGGAGCCCGCCTCCCAGCCCCGGCCCACCATCTGGGTCATCACCGCACTGAGCCGGGCTCCCGGGCTCCACAGCAGGCTCCCACTGGCCGACCATTTCACGCGCGGTCGGGTACATATGTCAGCCCTACCCTCTCGGTCTggcccagcctctcccctccGTGTCtccacatctgcatctccattgctccGTGCTAACTGGTTCATCGGTGCCACTTTTATGCGTCAATATATGACATTTTTCCCTCttggacttacttcactctgcatgacagactctaggttcacccacatctctacaaatgacgcGGTTTCTTCCCTTTTTATTGGTCCCACTTTCTAATGGGAAGGGCGTCCAAGAGCTTTGAAATGGCCACGCTTCTCCACTGGTCTCCCCCGCTCCAGACCTGCTTCAGCACAGCACACTAGCTGACCCTTCTCTGCAGCACTCCTGTGCTGAGAACTCTGCAAGGCTCTCTGCTCCCCTTGGCCTTCTTCTTACCTTGGTTACTTCACGACGTTGTCCTAGCCCGCTCCTCAAGCTCAGTGAAGCCATTCCTCCCCTATGGTCTATTTcaggacaaagaaagaaagtgaattgctcagttgtgtccgactctttgcgaccccgtggactgtagcccaccaggctcctccgtccatgggattctccaggcaagaatactggggtggattgccatttccttctccaggggatcttcctgacccacggaatgaacccaggtttcctgtgctgtaggcagacactttactgtctgagccaccagggaagtctaacatTAAAAACCATTCCAGGATAAAGTCAACATCAAAAATTTCCCCATGGGATTTATGTATGtacttttattgaggtatagttgatgtccAGTATCATATGTTCAAGTGTGCAATATAGGGATTCACAATGTAAAGGCTGTATTTcgtttatagttattataaaacattggccATATTTCTTGTGCTATATCCTGCAGAGATAAATAAGCTGTCTAagtttgtagcttatttattttatacctggtagcttgtacctcttaatcccctgccCCTAACTTGCCCCTCttgctcctctctccccatgggTAACCACTAGTCTGACCTtggcatctgtgagtctgtttttgctCTGACGTAGTCATTcgtttgtttcattttgattcCGCAGATAAGTGATAACATGcagcatttctctttctctgccttatgTCAGTAAGCAGGATACTCTaagtgtccaccagcagatgagtGATAAGGAAGAAGTATACAGACTCCGTGGAATAgtcttcagccataaaaaagaatgaaaatttgccatttgcaccAATATGAATGGACTTGAAGGGTATGAACCCCTAGTATTTATTAACCCAATCATGATAAATACTATAGAGGGATTATCTAATTTGAATTTCCACCGCAACCCTGTTAGCTGGGTTCTTTTGTATTTGAAGTCAGGAATGCTTGACCAGGAAACTGAGCTCTTACCTCCCACGGTAAAGTGCGTCTACTGGAAGTGTCCCAGATGCAGGCTGTTCTCGCCGAAGTCCGAGATTTTATCCTTTTTCTACGTCTTCCCTTTTATCTCACCAACTTATGCTTATTTTTCAGGTTCCAATGTAACCAGCtctgcctccaggaagccttccctgattcttGAAGACGGGTTGCACTCCCCATTAACATTCCATCTTATTTCTGTCTAGAACTTTTCACTTTGTCCTGGAATGATTTGTTTTCTGGAAGCCCTCACAGGctgtacattttctttctttctttctttttcttttgagagtTAGGGTGAgctcttgattttattttcctctccgGAAGTGAAAGATCCTTCAGTCCAGTACCTCACAGTTTCTCCCCGAGTTGTCCTTACCTAGGAGGCTATGAGACCCCTCAGTCATGCAGCCGGGCATCCCCAACCAGACCCACAGGACGGAGTTTGTCTTGCTGGGCTTCGCTGAGGCGCACGAGACACGCCTCTTCCTCTTTGCCCTCTTCCTCACCATGTACCTGCTCACCTTGCTGGAGAACTTGGCCATCATCGTGGTGGTGGGCTTGGATCACCGCCTCCATAGGCCCATGTATTTCTTCCTGACGCACTTGTCCTGCCTTGAGATCGGGTACACGTCAGTCACGGCGCCCAAGATGCTGGCAGGTCTCCTCGGGGTGGCTGGAGGCCAGAGGATCTCCTACGCGGGCTGCCTCTCCCAGCTTTTCGTCTTCACCTTCCTCGGCGCCACCGAGTGCTTCCTGCTGGCGGCCATGGCCTACgaccgctacgtggccatctgcCTGCCTCTCCGGTACGGGGCCCTGGTGTCCTGGGGCGCCTGCGTCCGGCTGGCTGCCGCCTGTTGGCTGGGGGGCTTCCTCACCCCCGTGTTGCCCGTCTACCTCACGTCCCGACTGACGTTCTGTGGCCCCAACGTCATCGACCACTTCTTCTGCGACGCCTCGCCGCTGCTGGCCCTGGCCTGCTCGGACATCGCCCCGAAGGAGACCGCAGACCTCCTGGTCTCCCTGGCCGTGCTCCTGGCCTCCTCCGCAGTCATCGCCGCGTCCTACGGCCGCATCGTCTGGACGCTGCTTCGGATCCGCGCGGCTGCGGAGCGCGGgaaggccttctccacctgcgCAGCCCACCTGGCCGTGGTGAGCCTCTTCTATGGCACTCTCTTCTTCATGTACGTCCGCACCGGAGCGGCCTCTTCCATCAGCTTCAACAAGGTGGTGTCCATCTTCTACTCCATCGTCACGCCCATGCTCAACCCCCTCATCTACAGCCTTCGAAACCAAGAGGTGAAGGGAGCTCTGggaagagccttctccagcaggtcttggaAAGGTCAGTGAGGAGGCAGGtgttgggtggggggtgggatccTTGCCTAGCTTTTTAGAAGGAGAGTGGTGAGGGCTCTGGAATGGAACAGAGGCTTAGGAGGCATGAGTTatggattcaattcagttcagttcattccagttgctcagtcatgttcgactctttgctgccccatggactgcagcatggcaggcctccctgtccatcaccaactcccggagtttactcaaactcatgtccattgagccggtgatggcaaccaacaatctcatcctctgtctcccccttctcctcctgccttcaatctttcccagcatcaggggctttcccagtgagtcagttcttcgcatcaggtggccaaagg
Protein-coding regions in this window:
- the LOC101106879 gene encoding olfactory receptor 6Q1; the encoded protein is MQPGIPNQTHRTEFVLLGFAEAHETRLFLFALFLTMYLLTLLENLAIIVVVGLDHRLHRPMYFFLTHLSCLEIGYTSVTAPKMLAGLLGVAGGQRISYAGCLSQLFVFTFLGATECFLLAAMAYDRYVAICLPLRYGALVSWGACVRLAAACWLGGFLTPVLPVYLTSRLTFCGPNVIDHFFCDASPLLALACSDIAPKETADLLVSLAVLLASSAVIAASYGRIVWTLLRIRAAAERGKAFSTCAAHLAVVSLFYGTLFFMYVRTGAASSISFNKVVSIFYSIVTPMLNPLIYSLRNQEVKGALGRAFSSRSWKGQ